One Planktothrix serta PCC 8927 DNA window includes the following coding sequences:
- the miaA gene encoding tRNA (adenosine(37)-N6)-dimethylallyltransferase MiaA has protein sequence MTISTIPQPPRLIVICGATATGKSGLAIQLAERLGSVILSADSRLVYREFDIGTAKPTVAERQGVPHYLIDICEPTEILTVADYQDQAQQLIVNASKSLPLLLVGGTGLYIKSIVRGMKIPRVAPHAELRSQLQGLGQVQCYQMLKQIDSIAAQKIHANDQVRTLRALEVYYITGQPISEQQGENPPKYPILQMGLHCETEALTHRIQKRTENMIEKGFVQEVEQLCQKYGTELSLLETLGYQEIKQYLAGDISLETAKELIVLHTRQFAKRQRTWFRAVSEIQWFDADSSNLLDQIWQAIL, from the coding sequence GTTAATTGTAATCTGCGGTGCAACGGCGACGGGGAAATCGGGGTTGGCAATCCAGTTAGCGGAACGTTTGGGGTCTGTGATTTTGAGTGCAGATTCTCGGTTGGTGTATCGAGAGTTTGATATTGGCACCGCTAAACCGACGGTGGCAGAACGTCAGGGTGTTCCCCATTATTTGATTGATATTTGTGAACCGACGGAGATTTTAACAGTAGCAGATTATCAGGATCAAGCGCAACAATTGATTGTGAATGCTTCTAAATCTCTACCCTTATTGTTAGTTGGAGGTACAGGATTATATATTAAATCAATTGTGCGAGGAATGAAAATTCCTAGGGTTGCACCTCATGCAGAATTGCGATCGCAACTTCAAGGATTAGGTCAAGTTCAATGTTATCAAATGTTAAAACAAATTGATTCGATCGCAGCGCAAAAAATTCATGCTAACGATCAAGTTAGAACTTTACGAGCCTTAGAAGTTTATTATATCACAGGTCAGCCTATTTCTGAACAACAAGGAGAAAATCCTCCCAAGTATCCGATTTTACAAATGGGTTTACATTGTGAAACAGAAGCATTAACCCATCGGATTCAAAAGCGAACGGAAAATATGATCGAAAAGGGATTTGTACAAGAAGTTGAACAGTTATGTCAGAAATATGGGACAGAATTATCGTTATTAGAAACGTTGGGATATCAGGAAATTAAACAATATTTAGCTGGAGATATTTCTTTAGAAACAGCCAAGGAATTAATAGTATTACATACCCGACAATTTGCCAAACGACAAAGAACTTGGTTTCGGGCTGTTTCTGAAATTCAATGGTTTGATGCTGATAGTTCTAATTTGTTAGATCAGATTTGGCAAGCTATTCTGTAA
- a CDS encoding ribonuclease H-like domain-containing protein, with amino-acid sequence MSNFQVCDGDISETLLFDYLTADGLAVDTETMGLLPWRDRLCLIQICDPKGQVTAIRIAKGQKEAPNLKQLLEAPNILKVFHFARFDIATIRYYLGIEVNPIFCTKIASKLVRTYTGKHGLKELVQELEKVELDKTSQSSDWGNASNLSEDQLNYAANDVRYLLNVQKKLVSMLEREDRLELAQQCFSCLPVMVTLDLLQFQGIFEHH; translated from the coding sequence ATGTCTAATTTTCAAGTTTGTGATGGGGATATTTCTGAAACGTTATTATTTGACTATCTAACGGCCGATGGGTTAGCGGTAGATACCGAAACAATGGGGTTATTACCTTGGCGAGACCGCCTTTGCTTAATTCAAATTTGCGACCCCAAGGGTCAAGTCACCGCCATTAGAATTGCTAAAGGTCAAAAAGAAGCACCGAACTTAAAACAACTCTTAGAAGCACCTAATATTCTCAAAGTATTCCATTTCGCTCGCTTTGATATTGCTACTATTCGCTATTACTTAGGTATTGAAGTTAACCCGATTTTTTGTACTAAAATAGCCAGTAAATTAGTCCGAACCTACACCGGAAAACACGGACTTAAAGAGTTAGTTCAAGAATTAGAAAAAGTCGAACTCGATAAAACTTCCCAAAGTTCCGACTGGGGAAATGCGAGTAATTTATCTGAAGATCAATTAAACTATGCCGCCAATGATGTTCGCTATTTATTGAACGTTCAGAAAAAGTTAGTGTCGATGTTAGAACGGGAAGACCGTTTAGAACTGGCTCAACAATGTTTTTCCTGTTTACCAGTCATGGTCACTTTAGATTTATTACAATTTCAAGGTATTTTTGAACACCATTAA
- a CDS encoding CAP domain-containing protein, which yields MFKLPLMGIVLLLGGCTFLSEINSVVKPLPQATPVVNSNNSNLAQLELSVHQQVNDYRASKNLPPLKLDPKISEQCRIHSQLMANGQVPFGHGGSKARFQKIRQFVRWQEIAENVAFNSGYVDPGKQAVKGWIESPGHQRNMVGNYELTGMGIVRNAKGEYYFTQIFVRKR from the coding sequence ATGTTTAAGTTACCGTTAATGGGAATAGTATTATTATTGGGAGGGTGTACATTTTTGTCAGAAATCAACTCAGTTGTAAAGCCCCTACCGCAAGCGACACCCGTTGTTAACTCCAATAATTCTAATCTCGCGCAATTGGAATTATCAGTACATCAACAAGTCAATGATTATCGCGCTTCTAAAAATTTACCACCCTTAAAACTAGACCCTAAAATTAGTGAACAATGTCGTATTCATAGTCAGTTAATGGCTAACGGTCAAGTTCCCTTTGGTCATGGGGGGTCAAAAGCTCGATTTCAAAAAATTCGTCAATTTGTCCGTTGGCAAGAAATTGCCGAAAATGTCGCCTTTAATTCGGGTTATGTTGACCCCGGAAAACAAGCCGTTAAAGGATGGATAGAAAGTCCAGGTCATCAACGGAATATGGTGGGAAATTATGAGTTAACGGGAATGGGTATTGTCAGAAATGCCAAAGGAGAGTATTATTTTACTCAGATTTTTGTAAGAAAAAGATAG